One window of the Benincasa hispida cultivar B227 chromosome 3, ASM972705v1, whole genome shotgun sequence genome contains the following:
- the LOC120074467 gene encoding glutathione hydrolase 1-like: protein MVWIISWNSSYYFKEDYKVLQESQQNEPKRAIMLMCWLNYVLVSIVLLIPTSIARPEVIVASHGAVATDDRRCSKIGVDVLREGGHVIDATVAAALCLGVVSPASSGIGGGAFMLFRSTSGKSQVFDMRETAPFLASENMYDDNVASKVVGALSVAVPGELAGLHEAWKQHGKLPWARLVQPAERLARLGFNISPNFHMQMVKTESGIFRDEGLRNLLTSNGKLLNHGDIVYNKKLAKTLRTISRFGVEVFYNGSIGIDMIRDIRKLEGLLSMKDLQSYRVKIRVPILSHMMGLEIITIPPPSGGSGVILMLNILAQYKLPSGILGPLGIHRKIEAMKHVVAVRTNLGDPEFYNVSQVLSDMLSPKFAQQLKKTIDDNRTFDPSHYGTRWNPINDHGTSHLSVVDGERNTVSMTTTVNHYFGAQILSPSTGIVLNNQMDDFSVPGNVSAHKLRPAPANFIRPGKRPLSSMSPTIVLKDGQLKAVVGASGGGFIIAGVTEVLLNHFAKGMDPFSSVMAPKAYHQLIPNILNYENWTNVFGDHFEVPAKTRASLAKKGHVLEGIRGGAVCQFIVQSFSSLRQGSGVGKLVAVSDPRKGGAPAGFEIVNSWMSLTTSNDEEMLAE, encoded by the exons ATGGTTTGGATTATTTCTTGGAACAGTTCTTATTACTTCAAAGAAGATTACAAAGTATTACAAGAAAGTCAACAAAATGAGCCTAAAAGAG CAATAATGCTCATGTGTTGGCTTAATTATGTTCTTGTTTCTATCGTGCTGCTGATTCCTACCTCCATAGCTCGGCCCGAAGTTATTGTCGCAAGCCATGGTGCAGTTGCCACCGATGACCGTCGATGTTCCAAAATTGGTGTGGATGTTCTCCGTGAAGGAGGACATGTCATTGATGCTACAGTGGCTGCGGCTCTCTGCCTAGGGGTTGTTAGTCCAGCATCGAGTGGCATTGGTGGAGGAGCTTTTATGTTGTTCAGATCAACCAGTGGAAAGTCTCAGGTTTTCGATATGAGGGAGACTGCACCTTTCCTAGCTTCTGAG AATATGTATGATGACAATGTCGCATCAAAAGTAGTTGGGGCCCTTTCAGTTGCCGTTCCAGGGGAACTTGCAGGACTTCACGAAGCTTGGAAACAACATGGAAAGCTTCCATGGGCAAGGCTTGTTCAACCAGCTGAACGCCTTGCTCGTTTGGGGTTCAATATATCTCCAAACTTTCATATGCAGATGGTTAAAACAGAATCAGGGATCTTTAGAGATGAAGGACTTAGGAACTTATTAACATCAAATGGAAAATTGTTGAATCACGGAGATATTGTTTACAACAAGAAACTGGCAAAAACTCTAAGAACTATTTCTAGGTTTGGTGTCGAGGTCTTCTATAATGGTTCAATCGGAATTGACATGATTAGAGACATTAGGAAGCTTGAAGGGTTACTGTCAATGAAGGACTTGCAAAGTTATCGAGTTAAAATAAGAGTCCCTATCTTATCCCATATGATGGGTCTCGAGATAATCACTATACCTCCTCCTTCAGGAGGTTCTGGAGTGATCCTT ATGCTTAATATTCTAGCTCAATATAAACTACCTTCAGGGATCTTAGGCCCTCTTGGTATCCATCGGAAGATTGAAGCAATGAAACATGTAGTTGCTGTAAGGACGAACCTCGGCGACCCTGAGTTCTACAATGTCTCACAAGTTCTTTCTGACATGCTCTCGCCCAAATTTGCTCAACAATTAAAGAAAACCATCGATGATAACAGGACTTTTGATCCAAGCCATTACGGCACAAG ATGGAATCCAATCAATGATCATGGCACTAGTCACTTGTCTGTAGTCGATGGAGAACGGAATACTGTCTCGATGACTACCACCGTGAACCACTATTTTGGAGCACAGATACTCTCCCCGAGTACTGGAATAGTCCTGAACAATCAAATGGATGATTTTTCTGTCCCTGGTAATGTTTCTGCTCATAAACTTCGACCAGCACCAGCCAATTTCATTAGGCCAGGGAAAAGGCCATTATCATCCATGTCTCCTACTATTGTCCTGAAG GATGGTCAATTGAAAGCTGTGGTTGGTGCAAGTGGAGGAGGCTTCATCATTGCTGGAGTAACAGAGGTTTTGTTGAATCATTTTGCAAAAGGAATGGATCCTTTCTCATCTGTGATGGCTCCCAAAGCTTATCATCAG CTGATTCCAAACATTTTGAACTATGAGAACTGGACCAATGTGTTTGGGGACCATTTTGAAGTTCCTGCTAAAACAAGGGCATCCCTTGCTAAAAAGGGTCATGTCTTAGAAGGGATTCGTGGAGGGGCAGTTTGTCAGTTCATTGTTCAAAGTTTTAGCTCATTGAGACAAGGTAGTGGCGTGGGGAAACTTGTGGCAGTAAGTGATCCCAGGAAGGGTGGGGCTCCTGCTGGCTTTGAGATTGTGAATTCTTGGATGTCTTTAACAACTTCCAATGATGAAGAAATGTTAGCTGAATGA